The following nucleotide sequence is from Chloroflexota bacterium.
GCTCAAAAAAGGAGGCCTTGAGCAACAGTTGATCAAGGCCTTTGAGTTATTTAGGCTAATTTGCGTAGGCGTAGGCCAACCAATACACAGACAGCCAATACGCCAAGCACAATTGGCAAGGCCAGATTTGAGCTTGAGCTAGTGTCTGGTAATACCCTAGGCAGGCCAGGTTGCTGAACAGGAGTGGCAGTCGAGCCATCGGCAGGAACCAAGGTTGGGGTCAGCGTAATGCCAATGTTGGCAAGTTCAATAAATGGATAGGTTTTTAGCAGCACAGCCTGAACAGCCGAACAAGTTGACATCGTATCTGGCTGTGGGGTCGATGAATCGCGCCGAAAACCACCATCAGCAAGCTGCAAACGCCGCAAAGCATTAATAGGATTATTGATATTATCACCCCATGGTTCAGCCTTGGGGTCGCCACCAGTGGCTAAAATAGCTTGGATGGCCAAGGAAGTTGAAATTGCATCCTTAAACGCTGATGGCGGAAAGTTACGATTGCCGACAAACCCCCGATCACCCTCTTGCTGGGTTTGCAAGAAGGCCAACGCCGCCGGAATTGCCGCAGATTGCTTTTGATCAGCCGCGACTAAGGCCTGAATTTGTAAGGCGGTGTTTTGGGTGCTGGTATTCCACGACCCATCTTCCAACTGTTGATCAAGAATCGTCTGGATTGCCTGTGGCTCAATCGCCTCGCCAGCAGCTTTCAAGGCCATCATTACCAAGGAATTCTCATATAAGTTTTCACCATACATGCCCGTTGCAGGATCGTAGCTCTTGATGATTGCTTCAACCAAATCGACCCCACCAACCGAACGGGGATCATGTCCGGTTAGCAATTGAGCCATGACAATCGCCGAAGCTTTAGCGGGATACCCAATATAGCTCTGAGCCTGTTGCTCAATAAAGCGTTGCGTGGCTGGGTCGATTTGATAGCCTGCCGCATGGAGGGCATACACCGAGCATGCCGTTGGATCAAGTGGAGAGTGATAATACGAATCAAAACTGCCATCCGCCTGCTGCTGAGTTAGCAACCAATCAGCCCCTTTATTGTTCTCCGCCGTTTGAGCAGCGATTGGGACCGCTACCAAAAAACCAACGATGACCAACAGCCAACGATAGCGAACAATGGTTTGAAGCATGCCAATACCTCCTAGAACTACACAGCACAGCCCAAGGCGTGGCCAAATTCTTAACAATTCTTGGGCTGACATGATTATTATGGAAAATCAATGCCTAGATAGGTATAGGACTAAAGTCATGATTTTGTACTTATTGGCATAGAAAGACCCTCGGTGCATTGCAAGCACCGAGGGTCGAGTTTGCTTGAGGCTTGAAATTTACTCACATGGTGGGCGATGTTGGGCATTGATCGTTTCACGGTAGGTCAGGGCATGAATCGCTCGCACCCCTGCCTTGGCGCTATCGCCCGAAACCACCAAGCTAATTGCACATTCGGATGAACCTTGAGCAATCGCAATCACATTGATTTCAGCATCGCCAATCGCGCTAAACACCCGTTTGGCCACGCCAGTTGTACCACGCATCCCAGCGCCAACCGCCGTAATGATCGAAACACCTTCTTCCAAGGCAATCGTATCGATATCGCGGCGTTCGAGTTCAATCGCTAATTCTTGGTTCAGCGATTCGACCACCCGTTTTGCCCCGCCATCGGGGATGACAAAACAGATACTTTGTTCAGACGAAGCTTGTGAAATCATCAAAATGCTGGCATCTTCACGGGCTACCGCACCAAAAGTACGGGCAGCGATGCCAGGTACGCCCAACATGCCACGGCCTGCCACGGTGATCATGGTCAAATTATGGATTGCGGTAACTGCTTTGATTGCGCCAACGATTGGCTCAGTTTTACCCACAATCACCGTGCCAGGATGGCTGGGATTGAAGGTATTTTTGACTCGCAAGGGGATGCCACGCTCGACCACAGGCCGAATTGTTTTGGGGTGCAGCACTTTCGCGCCGTAATAAGCCAATTCGCTAATTTCGTTGTAGGAAAGCGTGCTGATCACATGGGCATCGGGAGCAATCCGTGGGTCGGCAGTCATCACTCCATCAACATCGGTATAGATCCAAACTTCGCTGGCTTCGAGCGCCGCGCCCAAAATCGCCGCACTCCAATCGGAGCCACCACGACCAAGCGTCGTTTTTACGCCCGCCAAGGTTGCGCCGATAAAACCTGTGACCACTGGCGTAATTCCTTGATCCAAGATTGGGCCAAGGGTTGCGGTGGTGCGCTCGGTGGTTTCGGGCATCAACGGCGAAGCATCTTGATAACGATCATCGGTAACGATCAAATCGCTAGCATCAAAATGCTGAGCTGGCACGCCTAGATGGCGCAAGGTTGCCGCAACGATGCGGGCGCTCATACGCTCGCCCAAGCCAGCAATCGCATCGAGCGTGCGCGGAGTCAATTCGCCCAAAACCCGCACACCTTCGCACAAACGGGCACACTCATCGAGCAAGCCATCAATTTCGGTTTGGATTGCGGCCTGTTCAGCATCGAGCAACTCGCCAATCACAGCATGATGGCGCTGGCGCAACTCGGCGTGCAGCCTAGCAACCGCAGCAGCATCGCCCGTTGTTTGGGCAACCCGCACAATATTCAACAATTTATCGGTGACACCGCTGAGGGCCGACACCACCACAACAACATGATCCCAAGTAGTGCGATTAGTGGTAGTGATTGCAGTTAAGCCACGAATAGCTTCAGCTGAACCGACCGACGTACCACCAAATTTCGTCACTAGCAAACGCATAACGTGCTCCAAATGAAAAAATTGAATCCACCTTGCAGGCGAGCAACAACTCAACAACTTTTTGCCCCCAGCAATTAAGTTGCTGCTCAAAAGCCTGAATGTGGCTAAATCAATAGCGTCAAAACCTTGCTCGCTCTCACCGCGCCACTACAAATCTAAGGCGGCGACCACAGCGCTCAATTCAGCAGGGATCGCCTGTGGAACCGAGAACTGCTCGACTGCCAATTGTGGGTCTTTCAAGCCATGGCCAGTCAATACTGCCACAAAACGGCCATTGGGATCGATGCTGCCAGCAGCCAAAAGCTTGCGAATGCCGGCAACGCCTGCTGCCGAAGCTGGCTCGCAGAAAATGCCTTCGAGTGCCGAGAGATCGCGCCAAGCCGCCAAAATTTCTTCATCGCTGACATGATCGATCGTGCCTTCCGATTCGTCGCGAGCATTAACTGCCAACTGCCACGAAGCCGGATTGCCAATTCGAATCGCGGTTGCCACAGTTTCAGGATAGGCAATTGGCTCACCGCGCACGATCGCTGCCGAACCAGTTGCCTCAAAACCCAAAATTTTGGGCAAGCTTTCCGAGCGATGCGCTTCGTAATAGCGTTTGAAGCCCATCCAATAGGCCGAAATATTGCCAGCATTACCAACTGGCAAGGCCAAATAATCGGGTGCATCGCCGAGCACATCGCAAATTTCGTAGGCAGCGGTTGCTTGGCCTTCCAAGCGATAGGGGTTAACCGAGTTGACCAAAGTAATTGGATGTTGTTCGGCCAACACGCGCACCATATCCAAGGCTTGGTCGAAATTGCCTTCGATCACCAAGAGTTTGGCTCCGTACATCAAGGCTTGAGCCAATTTACCCAAGGCGATTTTGCCAGCAGGCACGACCACCACACATTCCATGCCCATGCGAGCGGCATAGGCAGCGGCGGCAGCACTGGTATTGCCAGTTGAAGCACAGACCACGGCTTTGCTGCCAGCTTCGAGGGCTTTGGCAATCGCCATGACCATGCCGCGATCCTTGAACGAACCAGTTGGATTCATGGATTCCAATTTGAGCCACAATTCGCGCACCCCAAGATGGGCAGCCAAGCGTGGCACATTGATCAACGGAGTATTGCCCTCGTGCAAGGTGACAATAGGCGTTTGGGCAGTGATCGGCAAAAATTGGCGGTAGCGTTCGAGTAATGGCACCGCCGAAGCATGGGTGGTTAGCTGACTCATAGCTGGTGTGTCCTACAAAAAAGCCCCTTCCCAATGCGGAAAAGGGCATCATCGCCGATGGCGCTGATTATAACATATTTAGATTATTGTTGAGTTAGTTACTGAAGATTGGCTACTTTATTT
It contains:
- a CDS encoding terpene cyclase/mutase family protein gives rise to the protein MLQTIVRYRWLLVIVGFLVAVPIAAQTAENNKGADWLLTQQQADGSFDSYYHSPLDPTACSVYALHAAGYQIDPATQRFIEQQAQSYIGYPAKASAIVMAQLLTGHDPRSVGGVDLVEAIIKSYDPATGMYGENLYENSLVMMALKAAGEAIEPQAIQTILDQQLEDGSWNTSTQNTALQIQALVAADQKQSAAIPAALAFLQTQQEGDRGFVGNRNFPPSAFKDAISTSLAIQAILATGGDPKAEPWGDNINNPINALRRLQLADGGFRRDSSTPQPDTMSTCSAVQAVLLKTYPFIELANIGITLTPTLVPADGSTATPVQQPGLPRVLPDTSSSSNLALPIVLGVLAVCVLVGLRLRKLA
- a CDS encoding aspartate kinase, translated to MRLLVTKFGGTSVGSAEAIRGLTAITTTNRTTWDHVVVVVSALSGVTDKLLNIVRVAQTTGDAAAVARLHAELRQRHHAVIGELLDAEQAAIQTEIDGLLDECARLCEGVRVLGELTPRTLDAIAGLGERMSARIVAATLRHLGVPAQHFDASDLIVTDDRYQDASPLMPETTERTTATLGPILDQGITPVVTGFIGATLAGVKTTLGRGGSDWSAAILGAALEASEVWIYTDVDGVMTADPRIAPDAHVISTLSYNEISELAYYGAKVLHPKTIRPVVERGIPLRVKNTFNPSHPGTVIVGKTEPIVGAIKAVTAIHNLTMITVAGRGMLGVPGIAARTFGAVAREDASILMISQASSEQSICFVIPDGGAKRVVESLNQELAIELERRDIDTIALEEGVSIITAVGAGMRGTTGVAKRVFSAIGDAEINVIAIAQGSSECAISLVVSGDSAKAGVRAIHALTYRETINAQHRPPCE
- the thrC gene encoding threonine synthase; its protein translation is MSQLTTHASAVPLLERYRQFLPITAQTPIVTLHEGNTPLINVPRLAAHLGVRELWLKLESMNPTGSFKDRGMVMAIAKALEAGSKAVVCASTGNTSAAAAAYAARMGMECVVVVPAGKIALGKLAQALMYGAKLLVIEGNFDQALDMVRVLAEQHPITLVNSVNPYRLEGQATAAYEICDVLGDAPDYLALPVGNAGNISAYWMGFKRYYEAHRSESLPKILGFEATGSAAIVRGEPIAYPETVATAIRIGNPASWQLAVNARDESEGTIDHVSDEEILAAWRDLSALEGIFCEPASAAGVAGIRKLLAAGSIDPNGRFVAVLTGHGLKDPQLAVEQFSVPQAIPAELSAVVAALDL